One window of Nostoc sp. C052 genomic DNA carries:
- a CDS encoding TatD family hydrolase, with the protein MQLIDTHVHLNFDSFQPDLATVRSRWQKAGVVRLVHSCVHPEEFASIQSLAQEFPEISFAVGLHPLDAEKWNNDTAEKIKTLASSDSNVVAIGEMGLDFYKADNYEHQLMVFESQLAIASELNLPVIIHCRDAAVATREVLQKWRELKGERVRGVMHCWGGTPEETQWFLDLGFYISFSGTVTFKNAKAIQSSAAMVSSDRLLIETDCPFLAPVPKRGERRNEPAYVLYVAEQVAKLRQETVEAIAHQTTQNACKLFGLSVSSVS; encoded by the coding sequence ATGCAACTGATAGACACGCACGTACATCTCAACTTTGATAGTTTCCAGCCGGATTTAGCAACAGTGCGATCGCGGTGGCAAAAAGCAGGTGTAGTGCGTTTAGTACATTCCTGTGTTCACCCAGAGGAGTTTGCCAGTATTCAATCCCTAGCCCAAGAGTTTCCCGAAATCAGCTTTGCTGTAGGGTTACACCCTTTGGATGCTGAAAAATGGAATAACGACACAGCCGAGAAAATCAAAACTTTAGCAAGTTCTGACTCGAATGTGGTGGCAATTGGGGAAATGGGGCTGGATTTTTACAAAGCTGATAACTACGAGCATCAGCTGATGGTGTTCGAGTCGCAGTTAGCGATCGCCTCGGAACTAAACTTACCAGTGATTATCCACTGTCGGGATGCTGCTGTGGCAACCAGAGAAGTGTTGCAAAAATGGCGGGAACTCAAAGGTGAAAGAGTACGGGGTGTTATGCATTGCTGGGGAGGAACGCCAGAGGAAACCCAATGGTTTCTCGATTTAGGCTTCTACATCAGCTTTAGCGGAACGGTAACGTTCAAAAACGCCAAAGCAATCCAATCTTCAGCGGCGATGGTAAGTAGCGATCGCCTACTGATTGAAACAGACTGTCCATTTCTGGCTCCAGTTCCGAAACGGGGCGAGAGGCGCAACGAGCCGGCTTACGTCCTTTATGTAGCCGAACAAGTAGCTAAACTGCGTCAGGAAACAGTAGAGGCGATCGCCCATCAAACCACCCAAAATGCCTGTAAATTATTTGGATTGTCAGTATCAAGTGTATCCTAG
- the rpoB gene encoding DNA-directed RNA polymerase subunit beta: MTKETYMEPAFLLPDLIEIQRSSFRWFLEEGLIEELNSFSPITDYTGKLELHFLGHNYKLKEPKYSVEEAKRRDSTYAVQMYVPTRLINKETGEIKEQEVFIGDLPLMTDRGTFIINGAERVIVNQIVRSPGVYYKSEIDKNGRRTYSASLIPNRGAWLKFETDRNDLVWVRIDKTRKLSAQVLLKALGLSDNEIFDALRHPEYFQKTIEKEGQFSEEEALMELYRKLRPGEPPTVLGGQQLLDSRFFDPKRYDLGRVGRYKLNKKLRLSVPDTMRVLTAGDILAAVDYLINLEYDIGNIDDIDHLGNRRVRSVGELLQNQVRVGLNRLERIIRERMTVSDAEVLTPASLVNPKPLVAAIKEFFGSSQLSQFMDQTNPLAELTHKRRLSALGPGGLTRERAGFAVRDIHPSHYGRICPIETPEGPNAGLIGSLATHARVNLYGFLETPFRPVENGRVRFDLPPAYMTADEEDDLRVAPGDIPVDETGHIIGPQVPVRYRQEFSTTTPEQVDYVAVSPVQIVSVATSMIPFLEHDDANRALMGSNMQRQAVPLLKPERPLVGTGLEAQGARDSGMVIVSRTDGDVTYVDATEIRVRPKPNTPEIRYTLSKYQRSNQDTCLNQKPLVRIGERVVAGQVLADGSSTEGGELALGQNIVVAYMPWEGYNYEDAILISERLVQDDVYTSIHIEKYEIEARQTKLGPEEITREIPNVGEDALRQLDEQGIIRIGAWVEAGDILVGKVTPKGESDQPPEEKLLRAIFGEKARDVRDNSLRVPNGEKGRVVDVRLFTREQGDELPPGANMVVRVYVAQKRKIQVGDKMAGRHGNKGIISRILPAEDMPYLPDGSPVDIVLNPLGVPSRMNVGQVFECLLGWAGQTLGVRFKITPFDEMYGEETSRRIVHGKLQEARDETGKDWVYNPDNPGKIMVYDGRTGEPFDRAITIGVAYMLKLVHLVDDKIHARSTGPYSLVTQQPLGGKAQQGGQRFGEMEVWALEAFGAAYTLQELLTVKSDDMQGRNEALNAIVKGKAIPRPGTPESFKVLMRELQSLGLDIAVHKVETQADGSSLDVEVDLMADQSARRTPPRPTYESLSRESLDDDE; the protein is encoded by the coding sequence ATGACTAAAGAAACATATATGGAACCCGCCTTTCTATTGCCCGACTTGATTGAAATCCAGCGGTCAAGCTTTCGCTGGTTTTTAGAAGAAGGGCTGATAGAAGAACTTAACTCCTTTAGTCCTATCACAGATTATACGGGTAAATTAGAACTGCACTTTTTGGGTCATAACTACAAACTCAAGGAGCCAAAGTATAGCGTCGAAGAAGCCAAGCGGCGGGATAGCACTTATGCCGTCCAAATGTATGTTCCCACACGGTTGATTAATAAAGAAACCGGGGAAATCAAAGAACAAGAGGTATTCATTGGTGATTTGCCTTTGATGACCGATCGCGGCACGTTTATTATTAACGGTGCCGAGCGGGTAATTGTCAACCAAATAGTGCGATCGCCAGGAGTTTACTACAAATCAGAAATCGACAAAAACGGGCGACGTACTTATTCAGCTAGCTTAATTCCCAATCGGGGAGCATGGCTGAAATTTGAAACAGACCGTAACGATTTGGTGTGGGTACGCATCGACAAAACCCGCAAACTCTCAGCGCAGGTACTCCTAAAAGCTTTAGGGTTATCAGATAACGAAATCTTTGACGCCTTACGCCACCCCGAATATTTCCAAAAAACCATCGAAAAAGAAGGGCAGTTTTCTGAAGAAGAAGCCCTGATGGAGTTATATCGCAAACTACGTCCTGGTGAACCACCCACAGTATTAGGTGGACAACAACTCCTCGACTCTCGTTTCTTTGACCCGAAACGTTATGACCTTGGTCGCGTTGGACGTTACAAACTCAACAAGAAATTGCGCCTTTCTGTTCCAGACACAATGCGGGTGCTGACTGCTGGCGATATTTTGGCAGCCGTAGATTACCTAATTAACTTAGAGTATGACATCGGTAATATCGATGACATCGACCACTTGGGCAACCGCCGAGTGAGAAGCGTCGGTGAATTGCTGCAAAACCAAGTGCGGGTCGGCTTAAACCGCCTAGAGAGAATTATTCGGGAACGGATGACGGTATCCGATGCGGAAGTGCTAACTCCTGCTTCCTTGGTAAACCCCAAACCATTGGTAGCAGCAATTAAAGAATTCTTTGGTTCCAGCCAGTTAAGTCAGTTCATGGATCAAACCAATCCCTTAGCAGAACTGACCCACAAACGCCGTTTGAGTGCCCTTGGCCCTGGTGGTTTAACCCGCGAACGTGCCGGTTTTGCCGTGCGAGATATACATCCGAGTCACTATGGACGTATTTGCCCCATTGAGACACCAGAAGGCCCCAACGCCGGACTGATTGGCTCCTTAGCAACCCATGCGCGGGTGAACCTGTACGGCTTCCTCGAAACGCCATTTAGACCGGTAGAAAATGGGCGAGTCAGATTTGACCTGCCTCCAGCCTACATGACAGCGGATGAAGAAGACGATCTGCGGGTTGCTCCTGGTGATATCCCTGTAGATGAAACCGGTCACATTATTGGGCCACAAGTGCCTGTCCGCTATCGTCAAGAATTTTCCACCACAACACCGGAACAGGTGGATTACGTAGCAGTATCTCCCGTACAGATTGTGTCGGTAGCGACTAGCATGATTCCCTTCTTGGAGCATGATGATGCTAACCGAGCGCTGATGGGATCGAACATGCAACGGCAAGCTGTACCCCTGCTCAAGCCAGAACGCCCTTTAGTGGGTACTGGTTTGGAAGCCCAAGGAGCAAGAGACTCTGGGATGGTGATTGTATCGCGTACTGATGGCGATGTCACTTATGTAGATGCCACAGAAATTCGTGTCCGTCCGAAACCTAATACCCCAGAAATTAGATACACCCTTTCCAAGTATCAACGTTCCAACCAAGACACCTGTTTAAATCAGAAACCTCTCGTTCGTATTGGTGAACGGGTTGTTGCTGGTCAGGTATTGGCTGATGGCTCCTCCACCGAAGGCGGTGAATTGGCACTAGGACAAAATATCGTTGTTGCCTATATGCCTTGGGAAGGCTACAACTACGAAGACGCAATTTTAATCTCTGAAAGACTGGTGCAGGATGATGTCTACACCTCAATTCACATTGAAAAATATGAAATTGAAGCTAGACAGACAAAACTGGGGCCAGAAGAAATCACCAGAGAAATTCCCAACGTCGGGGAAGATGCCTTGCGCCAGTTGGATGAACAGGGAATCATTCGCATTGGGGCTTGGGTAGAAGCTGGTGATATCTTGGTAGGAAAAGTTACACCCAAGGGTGAATCTGACCAGCCACCAGAAGAAAAATTATTGCGGGCGATATTCGGTGAAAAAGCGCGCGATGTGCGGGATAATTCCCTGCGAGTTCCCAACGGTGAAAAAGGTCGCGTAGTTGATGTGCGCTTGTTTACTCGCGAACAAGGCGATGAACTACCACCGGGAGCCAATATGGTAGTCCGGGTATATGTCGCCCAAAAACGCAAAATCCAAGTTGGTGACAAAATGGCAGGACGCCACGGTAATAAAGGGATTATTTCTCGGATATTACCAGCAGAAGATATGCCTTATTTGCCCGATGGTTCACCAGTGGACATTGTACTTAACCCCTTGGGTGTACCCAGTCGGATGAACGTTGGACAAGTATTTGAATGCCTCTTAGGTTGGGCTGGTCAGACCTTGGGAGTACGATTTAAGATTACTCCTTTTGATGAAATGTATGGTGAAGAGACATCCCGCCGAATCGTGCATGGCAAATTGCAAGAAGCACGGGACGAAACCGGGAAAGACTGGGTATATAACCCAGATAATCCAGGCAAAATCATGGTGTATGACGGTCGGACAGGTGAACCTTTTGACCGAGCAATTACCATCGGTGTGGCTTATATGCTGAAACTGGTGCATTTGGTGGATGACAAGATCCACGCTCGTTCCACAGGGCCATACTCACTGGTGACTCAGCAACCCTTGGGTGGTAAAGCACAACAAGGTGGTCAGCGGTTTGGAGAAATGGAAGTGTGGGCATTGGAAGCCTTTGGTGCAGCTTACACCTTACAGGAATTGCTCACAGTTAAATCTGACGATATGCAAGGGCGGAATGAAGCGTTAAATGCGATCGTTAAAGGTAAGGCAATTCCTCGACCTGGAACCCCAGAATCCTTTAAGGTGCTAATGCGCGAGTTGCAATCATTAGGGTTAGACATTGCCGTACACAAGGTAGAAACCCAAGCAGATGGCAGTTCCCTAGATGTGGAAGTCGATTTGATGGCAGACCAATCAGCCCGTCGCACACCTCCCCGACCAACTTACGAATCTCTTTCCCGCGAATCGCTGGATGATGACGAATAA
- the rpsT gene encoding 30S ribosomal protein S20 has protein sequence MANTKSALKRAEIAERNRLRNKAYKSAVKTLIKKYINAVAAYTANPSPELKQEVQTRLSEAYGKIDKAIKRGVLHPNNGARKKSRLAHKLKPLTQTAE, from the coding sequence GTGGCGAATACAAAGTCTGCTCTCAAGCGTGCCGAAATCGCAGAACGTAACCGACTGCGTAACAAAGCTTACAAATCAGCAGTCAAGACGCTGATAAAGAAATACATTAATGCTGTAGCTGCCTATACAGCTAATCCTAGCCCAGAATTAAAACAAGAAGTACAAACCAGGTTATCTGAGGCTTACGGCAAAATTGATAAAGCGATTAAACGGGGTGTCCTTCACCCCAACAATGGGGCAAGGAAAAAGTCAAGATTGGCTCACAAACTAAAACCCCTCACCCAAACAGCTGAGTAG
- a CDS encoding DNA-directed RNA polymerase subunit gamma gives MRPAQTNQFDYVKIGLASPERIRQWGERTLPNGQVVGEVTKPETINYRTLKPEMDGLFCERIFGPAKDWECHCGKYKRVRHRGIVCERCGVEVTESRVRRHRMGYIKLAAPVAHVWYLKGIPSYISILLDMPLRDVEQIVYFNSYVVLSPGNAETLTYKQLLSEDQWLEIEDQIYSEDSVLQGVEVGIGAEALLRLLADINLEQEAESLREEIGNAKGQKRAKLIKRLRVIDNFIATGSKPEWMVMAVIPVIPPDLRPMVQLDGGRFATSDLNDLYRRVINRNNRLARLQEILAPEIIVRNEKRMLQEAVDALIDNGRRGRTVVGANNRPLKSLSDIIEGKQGRFRQNLLGKRVDYSGRSVIVVGPKLKIHQCGLPREMAIELFQPFVINRLIRSGMVNNIKAAKKLISRNDPSVWDVLEEVIEGHPVMLNRAPTLHRLGIQSFEPILVEGRAIQLHPLVCPAFNADFDGDQMAVHVPLSLESQAEARLLMLASNNILSPATGKPIITPSQDMVLGAYYLTAENPGATKGAGNYFSSLEDVIMAFQQDQIDLHAYIYVRFDGEIESDQPDTEPVKVTENEDGTRTLLYKFRRVRQDAKGNVLSQYIYTTPGRVIYNNAIQEALAS, from the coding sequence ATGAGACCTGCCCAAACTAATCAGTTTGACTACGTAAAAATCGGCTTGGCTTCCCCCGAACGCATTCGGCAGTGGGGCGAGAGAACATTGCCCAACGGTCAAGTAGTCGGTGAAGTTACCAAGCCAGAGACGATTAACTACCGAACTCTCAAGCCAGAGATGGATGGCTTGTTTTGTGAGCGCATCTTTGGCCCGGCAAAAGATTGGGAATGCCATTGTGGCAAGTATAAAAGAGTCCGTCACAGAGGTATTGTTTGTGAGCGCTGTGGGGTAGAAGTCACCGAGTCACGGGTGCGTCGTCACCGTATGGGCTATATTAAACTCGCCGCACCAGTAGCTCACGTTTGGTATCTCAAAGGCATTCCTAGCTATATTTCCATCCTGTTGGATATGCCCTTGCGGGATGTCGAGCAGATTGTCTATTTCAACTCTTATGTTGTCCTGAGTCCAGGTAATGCCGAAACTTTAACTTACAAACAACTACTGAGTGAAGACCAGTGGTTGGAAATAGAAGACCAAATTTATAGCGAAGATTCTGTGCTGCAAGGCGTAGAGGTAGGTATTGGTGCGGAAGCGCTGTTGCGTTTGCTTGCCGATATTAATTTAGAACAAGAAGCCGAAAGCCTACGGGAAGAAATTGGCAACGCCAAGGGACAAAAGAGAGCCAAGCTAATTAAGCGATTGCGGGTGATTGACAACTTTATCGCCACTGGTTCCAAACCAGAGTGGATGGTAATGGCAGTTATTCCCGTGATTCCCCCCGACTTGCGCCCAATGGTGCAACTAGATGGTGGGCGGTTTGCCACCAGCGATTTGAATGATTTGTATCGGCGGGTAATTAACCGCAACAATCGTTTGGCACGCTTGCAAGAAATTTTAGCACCAGAGATTATCGTGCGGAACGAAAAGCGGATGCTGCAAGAAGCAGTGGATGCTTTGATTGACAATGGTCGTCGGGGACGCACTGTAGTAGGGGCAAATAACCGACCCCTGAAATCTTTGTCCGACATTATTGAGGGTAAGCAAGGACGTTTCCGACAAAACTTGTTAGGTAAACGGGTTGACTACTCTGGACGTTCGGTAATTGTGGTTGGGCCAAAGCTGAAAATTCACCAGTGCGGTTTGCCTAGAGAAATGGCAATTGAGCTATTTCAACCATTTGTGATTAACCGCCTGATTCGTAGCGGTATGGTGAATAACATCAAAGCTGCGAAAAAGCTGATATCACGTAATGACCCCAGTGTTTGGGATGTGCTGGAAGAGGTGATTGAAGGCCACCCTGTAATGCTAAACCGGGCACCAACTTTGCACCGTTTGGGTATTCAGTCTTTTGAACCGATTTTAGTAGAAGGTAGAGCGATTCAACTGCATCCTCTGGTGTGTCCAGCGTTTAACGCCGACTTTGACGGCGACCAAATGGCGGTACACGTTCCTCTCTCGTTAGAAAGTCAGGCTGAAGCGCGGTTGCTGATGTTGGCTTCTAACAATATTTTGTCACCAGCTACGGGTAAACCAATCATCACGCCTAGCCAAGATATGGTGTTGGGAGCCTATTACTTAACAGCAGAAAATCCCGGTGCGACAAAAGGGGCAGGAAATTACTTTTCTTCGCTAGAGGATGTAATTATGGCTTTCCAGCAAGATCAAATTGACTTGCACGCCTATATTTACGTAAGGTTTGACGGCGAAATAGAATCAGACCAGCCGGATACAGAACCCGTGAAAGTGACGGAAAACGAAGATGGTACTCGCACATTACTCTATAAGTTCCGTCGAGTCAGACAAGACGCGAAAGGCAATGTACTTTCACAGTATATATACACAACTCCTGGCCGCGTTATTTACAACAATGCCATTCAGGAAGCACTAGCAAGCTAA